TATTGAGATCACCGTCGAAAGCTGGGATATGGATGCTTTTCTGGTGGTCCTGTATATTATCCACGGTGACCTGTTGAGGGTGCCTCGAGCCTTGAACTTGGGGAAACTCGGGAACGTTGCTATAATTGCGGATTATTACGGTGTCCCAGAAGTCAGGTTCTTCGCCGATATATGGATGGACCCCTTGGAGGACATGGTACCGCACCATGGGAGTAGATGCTCGGGCGATATTGTTTCTTGGCTTTGGATTTCGTACTTCTTCCGAGACGCAGAATTATTCGAGACTTGCACTTTTATCCTCATGAACGAGGGCGAAGACGAGATACATTCTTGTGGCTACCCAATCCCGGCCATAATCTCTGTAAGACCATTTCAATTGGATTGTTCCGCACTCTGACCGTCTATTAGGTGATATAGACGACAAGAGGACCTGCGCGATACAGCGAATACTAGACGCCTACCGATCCCGCAAAAACGACATCCTTCAGCTCACGAAAGAGAATGACTCGGACTTGGATGCGGAATATGACCTACAATGCACGTCCATGATGCTCGGCTATGTATCTCGCCACTTGGATAATCTGGGACTGTTGTCTCCCGCGGCTGCAAGTCCATTCTCTAGGGTGAAATACAGTTCATTCCGCCATATCTACGGGCTTGACCCTCCAATTTTGGAAGCGCCATGCGATTGCCGTGACCAGGGCAATAGCTTTGGAGAAAATAACTGCATCCATTCTGACTTTGGCGGATCTTTCCGGTTTCTTTACAAGAGAATCCATGGTCTCCAGCTGTCCAGGTATGTCACTTAGACCGTGTGTACTCCTGAAAGGCTGTTAAACTTGCATCGGGCCTTCTCTATGATAGTGGTATTCTTTTTTACTTGAATGTTACCGCCGTTGAGGCTTCATTTGCGTTTGCAATTAGGAG
Above is a window of Aspergillus puulaauensis MK2 DNA, chromosome 2, nearly complete sequence DNA encoding:
- a CDS encoding uncharacterized protein (COG:S;~EggNog:ENOG410PQAJ), with amino-acid sequence MSVDHAIDPRGEVILIVPGIENAKDPAVLDDGLEPDTVEQSPATSVIETKQRKDIRIQKEGREFKQNGTIEITVESWDMDAFLVVLYIIHGDLLRVPRALNLGKLGNVAIIADYYGVPEVRFFADIWMDPLEDMVPHHGSRCSGDIVSWLWISYFFRDAELFETCTFILMNEGEDEIHSCDIDDKRTCAIQRILDAYRSRKNDILQLTKENDSDLDAEYDLQCTSMMLGYVSRHLDNLGLLSPAAASPFSRVKYSSFRHIYGLDPPILEAPCDCRDQGNSFGENNCIHSDFGGSFRFLYKRIHGLQLSRYVT